The Manis javanica isolate MJ-LG chromosome 2, MJ_LKY, whole genome shotgun sequence genome contains a region encoding:
- the LOC140847779 gene encoding endogenous retrovirus group FC1 Env polyprotein-like, translated as MTFSSFTALSLFSLIPIVFPAAPSSFVWRFKVKQTYTQHQTKVTALIATSDCPLKGCSEPLYLHFPPSTEVFIYSYLYSPYLCFLYDQRQAYCRRWPDTYGGCPYWSCTIHYMGDFQYPQYYSSNRFMKYPNGSFSLSIPDPWDSRWAAGVTASVYYKGSSTPHGTLHISREYVPSRSQISQVASDIRHSEKVIIQTLDGASSSYSSYSWLQLIQDTTIFLNHTLNTANCFLCASLQRPLLAAVPLNISNYSFHAEGQPLRPLADIPLWEPEYPDNLTIHHCVGPTPPPSSALHCLSIYTPTSGSKTFTQPGHFFWCNGSLFNSLPLNSDTPCILVTLIPQLTLYSMAEFLELQPPLHSRTKRAAFLPIMVGISLITSAIGVGFSGGALGHSLWAVRDLDAKLEGALASTADSLASLQRQVTSLAKVTLQNRRALDLLTAEKGGTCVFLQEECCYYINESGIVETDITKLTDLASSLHSASNSNPFSSILTNPLLTWLWPIAGPIIVILLVCLFLPCIIKFIKSQVGKISNQAFNQLLLRNYQLLATEDPSPSRDLLTTC; from the coding sequence atgactttttcctcctttactgctctctcgcttttttccctcattcctattgtcttccctgccgccccatcctcctttgtatggcgattcaaagtcaagcagacttacacacagcatcaaacaaaagttactgccctcattgccacatcagactgccctctgaaaggctgctctgagcctttgtacctccactttcctccctccactgaagtattcatttacagctacctttattctccctacctctgcttcctctatgaccaaagacaagcctattgcaggcgatggccagacacctacgggggatgcccctactggtcttgcaccattcactacatgggtgacttccagtacccacagtattactcctccaaccgtttcatgaaatatcccaacggctcattctccttatcaatcccagatccctgggactctcgatgggctgctggagtaacagcctcagtttactacaaggggtcctcgaccccccacggtacccttcatatctctcgagagtatgttccctctcgctcccagatctctcaagttgcatcagatatcagacattccgaaaaggtcattatccaaactcttgacggcgcctcttcatcttattcctcctactcttggttacagctcattcaagacaccaccatctttctcaaccacaccctcaacaccgccaattgtttcttgtgcgcatcactacagcgcccactgctggccgccgtgccccttaatatttccaactactccttccatgcagaaggacaacccctccgtcccctggcagacatacccctatgggagccagaatacccagataatctcaccatccaccactgtgtaggcccaactccacccccctccagtgcacttcactgcctctctatctacacccctacctccggctccaagacttttacacaaccgggacacttcttttggtgtaatggcagccttttcaactcactgcctctcaattccgatacaccctgcattctcgtcaccctaatcccacagcttacactttacagcatggcagaattccttgagctccaacctcccttgcactcgcgcacaaaaagggctgctttccttcccatcatggtcggtatctctttaatcacctcagccattggggtggggttttcaggaggagccttgggtcactctctatgggcagttagagatctcgacgccaaacttgagggagccctggcatccactgccgattccctagcctctctccaaagacaagtcacttcgctagctaaagtcacccttcaaaaccggcgggccctagatctgcttacagccgagaagggtggcacctgcgtcttcctccaggaagagtgctgctattacatcaacgaatccggcattgtagaaactgacatcaccaaactcactgaccttgcctccagcctccactctgcttccaattccaacccattctcgtcaatactaacaaaccccctcctcacctggctctggcccattgcaggccccataatagtcattcttcttgtctgtctcttcttaccctgtataataaagttcatcaaatcccaagtcgggaaaatctctaatcaagctttcaaccagcttttactcaggaactaccagcttctggccacggaagacccctcaccctcacgtgacctcctcaccacatgctga